From a region of the Aeoliella mucimassa genome:
- a CDS encoding DUF2255 family protein: MNKWPPKIIDAIAEKDDLHIAPFRDDGKTHGTLTWIWSVRVDDDLYVRGYNGPQSRWYQAAIRQKAGKITAAGSSYDVAFEGVDGPINDRIDQAYQAKYSGSPYLGSMISDRARAATVRVAPRTESAE, translated from the coding sequence ATGAACAAGTGGCCTCCCAAAATCATCGACGCGATTGCCGAGAAAGACGACCTGCATATTGCTCCGTTTCGCGACGACGGCAAGACCCACGGAACACTAACCTGGATCTGGTCGGTAAGAGTTGACGACGATCTCTACGTTCGAGGATATAACGGGCCCCAGTCGCGGTGGTATCAAGCAGCGATCCGTCAGAAAGCAGGTAAGATCACCGCGGCAGGCAGCAGCTACGACGTTGCCTTCGAGGGGGTCGATGGACCGATCAACGACCGAATCGACCAAGCCTATCAGGCCAAGTACAGCGGCAGCCCTTATCTCGGATCGATGATTAGCGATCGAGCACGGGCGGCCACCGTACGAGTTGCGCCACGCACCGAGTCAGCAGAGTAA
- a CDS encoding carboxymuconolactone decarboxylase family protein translates to MNDTDKESNEMQVAFDDIQQVSPALASYTRDKLEGEVWNRDGLSKRDRSIVTLATVIARGQTEMLEAEVRLALNNGVTPAEVSEIITHLAFYTGWGNALAAVEPVRKVFAECGVEQDQLPAAKVDLLPLDEQAESQRAGFVEATYGNVSPGVVQYTAEPLFREIWLRPHLAPRDRSLVTVSALIASGQSEQVTFHLNRAMDYGLTQTEASEVLTQLAFYAGWPRVFSAMRVVKQVFEQRQEAN, encoded by the coding sequence ATGAACGACACAGATAAGGAAAGCAATGAGATGCAAGTTGCTTTCGATGATATTCAACAAGTCTCACCCGCTTTGGCAAGTTACACACGCGATAAACTTGAAGGCGAGGTGTGGAACCGCGATGGACTATCGAAGCGCGATCGCAGCATTGTCACCCTGGCGACTGTGATCGCTCGTGGGCAGACGGAAATGCTCGAAGCCGAGGTTCGCTTGGCACTCAACAATGGAGTGACACCTGCTGAAGTATCGGAGATCATCACTCACTTGGCTTTCTACACTGGATGGGGCAACGCCTTGGCGGCGGTCGAACCTGTGCGAAAAGTGTTTGCCGAGTGTGGCGTGGAGCAAGACCAATTGCCAGCGGCAAAGGTCGACCTGCTGCCGCTCGATGAGCAAGCAGAATCGCAGCGGGCGGGGTTCGTGGAAGCGACTTACGGCAACGTGTCGCCTGGGGTTGTGCAGTACACTGCAGAGCCTCTGTTTCGTGAAATCTGGCTGCGTCCCCATCTTGCTCCGCGCGACCGCAGTCTGGTGACCGTCAGCGCGCTGATTGCCTCGGGTCAATCGGAGCAGGTGACCTTCCACCTCAATCGAGCGATGGATTACGGGTTGACCCAAACGGAAGCTTCGGAAGTATTGACTCAGCTCGCCTTCTATGCGGGCTGGCCGCGGGTGTTCTCGGCGATGCGTGTCGTGAAGCAGGTGTTTGAACAACGTCAAGAGGCGAACTGA